The Bacteroidales bacterium genome includes the window CTGTCCCGAAAGGTCCGGGAATGAATCCTGTTCCACCTTCTACAATAGGGTTTAAGCTGTCCATTACTCTTATGCCTGTTTCCATGAGTTTAAATGGACGTGGTTTTTCTTTATATGCTTTAATAGGAATTTTTACGGGCCATTTCTGTACCATAGTAACAGGAACTTCATTGTTGTCGCTGTCTAACAAAACAGCAATTTTATCATTTATTTTATATTCGCCTGCATCAACAACGCTTTTTATTGTATAAGTTCCTTCAAATTTAAAAGGAACCATAATTTTATGCGGCATCCAGTTTTCTTTTACTTCACCCAGCCATGAACCGGCACTTACTGTTTCGCCGTTTTTTGCTAATGGTTTGAATTCCCAAAGTTTTTCATCTTCGAGTGCCGGAGTATAATCTCCTCGTTTCAAGAAAACCCCCTCCATTTTATTAAGGTCGTTTTGAAGTCCGTCGAAATTTTTTGACAAAATACCCGGTCCGAGCGTTACTTCTAACATGTGTCCTGTAAAATCTACTTCTGTTCCTACTTTCAAGCCTCTTGTGCTTTCAAATACCTGAACATAAGCATTTTTCCCTATAATTTTAATAACTTCTGCCATTAATTTTACATCAGTCATATTGATATAGCAAATTTCGTTTTGTGAAATAGTTCCGTTAGCTTCTACAACTACAAGATTTGCTATAATACTTACTACTTTACCTTTTGTATTCATATTTTATTTTTTTACGCTAAATTCTTCAGGAAATTTATAAGTCATTTTTATTTCATTTATTAACTTTTCAAAAAGTTTTTTTCCTGTTTCATTATCAAGATTAATCCAACGTTCTGCTATGTCTAATTTTATTATATAACTCAATATTTTTTCAATAGTAAAATAATTGAAAAAAGTATATTCATCAAGAAATGTCCATTTTATATTGTCAAGTGCCTTTTCTTTTTCTGATTTATCCATTTCTGATTCTGCAATCTGCAATATTTTATCTATGTATGGAACTTCATCTGCAAGTATATCAGGCTTTGGACTTCCCTTTATAAGTATTTCATATACTTCGTTTTCGTGCTTGGTAGGGATAAGATGTTTTTCGATATCATAAGCATAACGATGACAATTTACGGCTGTTAATATGTTTTTTATATCTCTGTCAAATTTGAACCAATGTTTTAAGAAATCATTTTTTTCTAGTAAAATATGGTCATAAAATAAACTTTGTAATTCGTTTTCCCTGCTCAAATCTGATTTATCTGAAGTTTCTTCCTTACAATTGATAATGAATTGTTTAATATAATCAACTATATATGTAGGCTCTTTAATTTGTTCTTCAAGTTCTTCTTCTAGATATTTTCCGAGATTTATAAATTGCTTATTCTGTTTTAAAAGCAGATTTAATATATTTTTATTATCGTAATTCAGATACAACAATTCAGCTAATTTATAATCAGATTCATACAATTGCTCTGTAAGTTCATTTTTAAACTCGCTACTTGATTCTCCCTGTTTTTTTTCGTCAATAATAATATCAGGAAGTCCTGCCACCAAACAATAATAATTTCTTTTATACATTTATAATTTAATTTTCAAAATCAATTATTAATCAAAAATCATCTGCTTTGTTTTTTCTTTGAGATAATTTTTAAAATAATTTTCAAAATCTTTTTCTGTAAAGCTAATAATATAACTGCCGTCTTTGGGTCCGATTTTAAAACCGCTTTTTATCTTCATATCAAAAGAGATTTCAAGTCCGGCATTTAAAAATTCTTTTGCTTTATTTTCAAAAAAGTCAACAAATTCTTTTTCGTTTTTTTCGGGAAGCAACAATCTGATATTTAACTCTTCGGGCTTTTGTGGGTTCCAATTCTTAATAATTGTGAGTATTACATTTTTTACAAATTCCTGGTCTTTAAAAGCATCTTTCACATGTGTTTCAACAGGTGTTGTTGTTATAAGCTGTGTGATTTGCTGCTTTAAGTTGCTTACAGCCTGCCTTGCTGACAATTTTATTTCCGATTCTGATTTTTTTTCAATTTCAACAGCTTCTTTTTTTGCTTTTTCAATTATGTCCTTTTCTTTATTTTTTGCAGCATTAATAATGTCATCAGCTTCTTTTTTTGAATTTGCAATAATCTGTTCAGCTTCTTTTTTTGCCTTTTCAACACCTTCTTTGTAAATTTTTTCAGTTAATTCAAGAATTTTTGTTGTCATGAGTTATTTTTTTTGATTTTTCTTTTTTTATATTTTAATAATATATCTGGTAATCCATTGTGTTTTTTACATATTATATTGATTATTATATCCTTATATCTATCTGCTAAACAATTAATAACAAATATAAAATTTAATTTTTTATAATAATAAATATATTAAATAATAATTTATTTGTATCTGATTATAAATACCTTATAATAAAAGATGTTATTTAACTTTTTTTACCTGTTTTTCAATTATATCTTCAATTTTATTCTTTTTTATATCAAATATTTCAACAACAGATAAATTCCATTTTGTAATAACATCTGAAACTAATGATTTTCTTACAACCCAAATCATAGGAATTTTACTATTAATAAGTAAATTATCAATAGCTTTTTTCCATCCTTCGTTGTTCAATTCAAATTTGCCTATTTCGTCAATTACAATTATATCAGAATTTTTTATTTTTTTAATATCTAAAATATCATATCCAAATTGAATGCCATCAGGATTAAAATAATAACAGCCAGTTTTATTCCAATCAGAATTTCCGTTAATATTACAAATTTCAACCGATTTGTTTGTTTCAATATCTTTTAAAACGTAACCGGTTCTTTCACCATCCGTAAATATTGCTTCAGATAAAAATCCTTTAACTGAAAATTCTTTTTCTTTTAATTTTGTAACTATTTGTCTGACAAAAGTTGTTTTTCCCTGATGTCTTTCACCTGTTATTATAAAAATTTTCGGATTGCCATTTTCTTGTTTTTTAATAGTATTTAACAAATCATGTGATTTGAGTAAAGCATCTGTAAAAGAATTTATCGGGTTTGAAATAAA containing:
- a CDS encoding DUF2764 family protein — translated: MYKRNYYCLVAGLPDIIIDEKKQGESSSEFKNELTEQLYESDYKLAELLYLNYDNKNILNLLLKQNKQFINLGKYLEEELEEQIKEPTYIVDYIKQFIINCKEETSDKSDLSRENELQSLFYDHILLEKNDFLKHWFKFDRDIKNILTAVNCHRYAYDIEKHLIPTKHENEVYEILIKGSPKPDILADEVPYIDKILQIAESEMDKSEKEKALDNIKWTFLDEYTFFNYFTIEKILSYIIKLDIAERWINLDNETGKKLFEKLINEIKMTYKFPEEFSVKK
- a CDS encoding V-type ATP synthase subunit E, producing MTTKILELTEKIYKEGVEKAKKEAEQIIANSKKEADDIINAAKNKEKDIIEKAKKEAVEIEKKSESEIKLSARQAVSNLKQQITQLITTTPVETHVKDAFKDQEFVKNVILTIIKNWNPQKPEELNIRLLLPEKNEKEFVDFFENKAKEFLNAGLEISFDMKIKSGFKIGPKDGSYIISFTEKDFENYFKNYLKEKTKQMIFD